A segment of the Necator americanus strain Aroian chromosome IV, whole genome shotgun sequence genome:
gtaattatttaatactttttaccgtaatattttataatgtatgtaattatcgaagggcgggtgtggcgcagtcggttagaggtccgttgtagccacacggtcgagggttcgaaaccgccctagcgcaaaccaagcctttcatccctccggggtcgataaattggtaccagacttgtctgggaggatagaaaacactgacttgatcatcgggtggcccccacaagtcattgtataggccaacacgcgttccaaaacctcatcgattacgaattccagtaaaacgcgttgacgcatcccaagtggattgatacgccagtgactttatcctttatcctttttatgtaATTATCTAGTACTAAGTAGTACGCCCACCGCATACTCCCTTACGACATCCTTCACGAACCCCTCCCTTTACGACCTGTAAtgagaaaatcccatcacacgcgTGATCCTGATCACACCTTCTTTTCACACTTGATTACATCGAGttgattttaattaattgatgtTCCTACGTATATCAAATGTATCAATTCGCAGTGGATGAGTTTACAACATTTCTCAATGCAACATCTGCACTCCTACGCATACTGCGTAAATAATAGAGCGAAGCAAGTGGCTTGTTAGTTTGGTAAATATctccttattttctcttttaaaatctAGCCAAACTAAGGAAGAGTGGGGTAATGGAGAGCGGAGATGCTCTAGTGGTTCATTGTACTACATTTGAACAGTTTAAGCAGCAGCCGTGGTTttctctattattattttttgaaatgtttggaTTTCTTTGGGCCTTTCTAAGCGGACCATATGTGCTTGCGCATTTCTTTGCATCATTTATCAATTTCTCAGAATTCTGCTCTTTCTGTTATACTTGGCTCATTATATTTCGAAAATCCTAGGAAGTCATGCATATGCTCGTAAATCTTTAGTTCGTGGTTTTGAAGACGTAAGCGACCACATCAAGTAGCCCGTTTTAATTGTGGTACTACTGTAGCTTTATTATTCCATTAAAATGTTTAACTGCAGTAGGTTTACGTGTGCCCGTTGCCATGCACAGTATAAACAATGTTTGAGAACTAAAGATGCATTAAGAGCGTTGCCCGAACGCTCCAGCCAGCCCGTTGCTTGTTTGATGTCATATATGGTGTGATACGAAAGAGATGTCGGCGTGATGACGCCTACTTTCCGAAGCGAAGAAAGTTTGGTTTACGACCAAATCGCAAGAAGTTGGGGTCTACTGAGCGTTTGCCAAATCGTAGGAAGTTCGGATCGGCTGTGGCTCGTCCTGAAAAGGATAAATTCCGTGGTAAACGGCTGCAGATGGTTTCCGCCTGGAGAGAATCGGCCAGATTTACTTTCTGGAGACCAGAGATTATGTCTAACATCTACAATTAAGAATTGTGTCAACGCCGTTTAGTTCTTGCGATTATTTGGTAGCGAATTTTTACAGATTTTGCCTACTTCTAGTCAGTTTCTATCTTTGCTTTCTTgggaaaatcttctttttgctCTGTATTTAGGCTACTCTGTCGCTCAAGAATAAGTAAGATGGTCCTTTGGAAAATGCTATGTAAATCTATATGCGGTTGCTCTAATTTCACTCGCGAACTATAatgcaaaaattggaaatctCTGTAGCTCTTACTAGAAGGACTCTTACTAGCTCTTACCTACTCATCTTCAAAGGAGACAAAAATTCTTTGCTCATTTTCTGACTGGTTGAATTCATGCCTACGACGttaacaaatgaataaagtaCCAACCAAAACGAAGGAAATTCGGATCTCCGGCGGCTTTGCCAAATCTGAGGAAACTAGGTTGATTTCGCCCGAATCGCAGGAAGTTGGGATCTGAGCCTTTCTTTCCGAATGTGATGCCTAAAAATAAGGAATGGCAACGAAACGAATTTCCGCATtagctatttttaaaaaaaaaaactcacttctaCCATAACGCATGAAGTTCGGTTTTCGCTTCTCCATGAGCCTCAGAGCTTCGTCAGCATCTCCGTTGCATGTTTCTCCTGAACTTGGTTGGTTAGATCCACATTGTGGGCATGATTGAGGACTTCATGTCTCTGCTCAAATATGAGCatggaatttcatttttattcggatttttttttatttcattttagtttTCACATAGTTCTACGACAAAATTACAaagccttcaaaaaaaaatttgttttcacagAAGAGCACACATAAAAACCACTTAATAGATACAAACCTgcataacgaaaaaaaaatcagaaagagcTAAGTTACAGGAGAAAATAACTTCATTCATAGTACTTCTTTTTAGTAAATATTTGTTGCTGAGtgcatttaaaattatttgggGAGGTTTTATGTGTTAAAATAGTTGAGCATTCATGTTGTGCACTTTCATTTCGCGGCGTCTGGGCAATATGATTGGTCTATATTCAGGTCCTGTCACGAATCTGCACAACCTCTGTTTTTATATAATTTCAGCTCAGTTGACATTTGGGGATCCGTTTGCATTTGAGGATTTGGGCTGTTACGAATTTTTACAAGTGCAAGTCGAACTTTAGCGCctccattttccttttctctatTTACCATGCTTATCTGCGATATGAAGAGCTGgccccttttttcttctcatatcGGGTTAGCTAGAGCCGGCACTACTATGTAGCGTGTATTATAAGTTTCGACGGATTTTTGCACCATCAATTTTAAAACACTTTTAGAACAAACCTAAGTAACTCATGACCTCCGCTTGCTCCATTGGTGATAGCATATTGAAAACGATGCAGAAGTCTGATTGTTCTCCAGATGAACAACACTCTGCTGACACCTGAAAGATGATAGCTCAACAAACAGTGCACCAGCAAATGAAGAACGGTGACGAACCTGTGCAAGAGCACCGAGCGTTAGGAACAACCCTACTTGCAGCAGGGTCGGCATGTGTAATAACGCTTGACGATAAACGTCCAATTCTTATAAAGCTCGCATAATTCGGTTATTGCAGACTGCGCCATTCGTCCATATGCTCCCCCCTCCTCCCATCACCTATTCGCTGGTATCGACAATGAAAAGTATAATGAAATTATTAACAAGGATCTATTTGCGATAATGTCATACCACTGATCTAGTTGAAGACTGCTAGGAATTGTTAGGGATGATGTGGATAATCGTATTTGCCCTATAAATAGATAACATATTTGCCATTCATTTATGTGTAAAAACGTCACAGATAAATTATTTTGTATGTGATGCCTTGTAAATAATAGGTATGGAAAGATGTCAAACTTCAGCGTTCATCGGACTCCGAGCAATGTACTGAAGAAAAACTTGCAACCTAATTACCTAACTTCCAAGAGTTTCTTCGGCCAAAAAGTTTATATTTCAAATCCGTGCTTTATATGGAGGTCCTTCTTATATTTGGATGTCAGATCATTTATGGCTtttgactttgatttttttttatcataccACCGCGTTAAGAGGCCACTCATTTTTTATAATAAGGAATTCAAAGTTAACTGATATGACCGTTTAGACACTGTGTCTACGACCTGGCGTTCAAACCGGACGGCTCCGAACTTCTCGTTGCCGCTGATAATAAAGTGATCATATATGATGGTATCGATGGGACTTTGTTGCAAGTGTTAAAAGGTTGTTGTTTAAATACGACGCTTtagtcatttcttccttatcctTATTAACAGTTTTTTAAGGGCACAAAGATCTTGTCTATGCGGTGGCGTGGTCCCACGATGGTGGAACCTTTGCATCAGGAAGCGCGGATAGATCAGTTATTCTGTGGACAGAGCAACATGAAGGAACCCTCAAGTACAGGTAACTCTTTGTAAAGCCTTGTGGCATGGTTGGGTGCTAGATTGCTACCAACAAAGAGAACAGCAACTCTCAAGCCGTATCgattttgataagctgtacacgaggttgttaaacaaatttattggctaacgtatCAGCAAtatcaccttcttcagagcctgaaatgggcgattcaatctacatgctaaacgaccaacctctccacaactaaactgataaactccatgcctactttttcaatcaccaatttagcgactacactgaatgctaaCATTAGATCGGAGACGCTTAGCATGCCcagctgactgatcgatcacgggggcgaatggttcgaatgtctcaTTCGAATCGGAAGAATCATTCgggatatggcgcgagttcccgcgttatcgacagacattcgcACGGCAAGAACCGTTTGTAATGGacctgaggagagaaaggaataGCTAACTTTGGCTCACAAAATTGCTGTTTTTAATGGTTATGATATCCGAACGTCTGAAACGAGACGATACCGAAGTGAACGAACACGGCCATTGAAAACTCCACCACAGATAAGATacctctctgctttccttatATCTCCGATGAAATGAGCACAACCATTaagcggtgtctgaggagagcagacttggatagctccgtttcggtcgttgaaataccaccgGACAATTTGAACCATCAGctaattcggaatcgtttgtacgataccacctgtacaacaccgaactgtattatttgtcccgCAGGTAGACCAAGAGACTGTTTGAGATCCGGAGAAgtctacctgatttcttgcacgaactgtggcgacgagtacgtcggtgaaacggcacgaccgctgtatgtccgcatcaaagagcataTGAAGGataggttacgagaatggacacctttaggtgcccatagagcacaaaaacaCGATGGAGCctgttttgaaattagggtccaaatcttagcgcatgAATCTAAAActttggctcgaaaatcgctggaggcattttggatccaagccaaaaactctaaaatgaaccgcaagggcgAGTGTCTGTCGATatcgcgggaactcgcgccatatctcgaatgatTCTTGCGATCCGAAtgagacattcgaaccattcgccccgtgatcgatcagtcagctgtccatgctaggcgtctccgatctaaggtgagcattcagtgtagtcgctaaatttgtgattgaaaatgTGGgcatggagtttatcagtttagttgtggagattttggtcgtttaaattatagattgaatcgcccatgtcaggctctgaagaaggcgatattgccgataacttttcaattcttattctttttcaagCCATTCGGATGCAATACAGTGCTTAGCCTTCTCTCCGGTTGCTCCATTGCTTCTGAGTTGTGCTATGGGAGATTTCGGTGTGTTTCGCAACATCTTTGTAGaatatttcttcataaaaGAATATGTGCGAAAAAAACAGGGTTGTGGTCTGCTGATGAAAAGAATGTGCAGAAGCAGCGAATCACTGGAAGATGCGCTTCATGTGCATGGAGTCGTGATGGGACCCTTTTCGCTATTGGGACCCACGATGGATTCGTACACATCAAGAAATCAAGTAGTTTTGTtcgttttatattttatatttgaaaaaattatattgTTCGACTATGGTGTTATGATGCATGCTCTTGCCCAACAGTATCCGTTGCGAAACGTCCTTCGGAAGTATCATTGTGATCTAGATTACAACAGGATCTAAAATGTGATCCGGACAGCTTCTAGGCTGTTTTCATTACTCCTTATTATTATCAAATCAAGAGTGCTAGAGATCTGCTTCATTGATCGGGGTGggatataaataaatttacaaaAGTTACATTTTCAGCAAAATGATGATTATGTTGCGAAAATTGAAAGGCCTGGAGGTGAGGCTGTGTGGGCTATCCGATTTTGCGCGCCTCGACCGCAAGATGATGCATCAAGAAGGTTCTATGATAATGAGTAATGTTTCTCTCTATTTTCCTCTTTAAACGCTTTTGTTACTAAAAATTCACGTCGCCTCTATTCCTTTTTCTCACCTGAAGTGCTTTTCGGACTAGCCTCATTGTAAAAATTCAGATCTTCCTCCGAAATCCTGGTAGTTACTGACTGGAATCGTAGAGTGGGATTCTACGATTTGGAAGGTAACCCAGTAAAACGGGACGATATGGTGCTCAGCTATGATCCAACGTGTGTCGAGTTCATCCCCAGCGGGCAGTTCTTGTTAATTGGAGGATCTGGACGACAAGTCACTCTCCATACAAGATTAGGTAGGAGGGACATATCAGTGTTGTtctgaaaattcagaaatcttTGCCTCCTCTCCTCGACCTCTACAATTGAAGGTACTGAGATTGGTACGGTTGCTCAGATGGACACTTGGGTGTGGTGTATACGTGTGAGGCCGGTCTCAAATCCAAATACAGTTGTCGTTGGCTGCGTAGATGGCACCATTGCTTGCTACAACCTAATGTTCAGCACCATTCACGGACTTCATAAAGAGAGATATGCTTTTAGGTGCAAAAGTTTCACATTCATCTTCTCTAATTATTCTGTTTATGCTTTTATATAGATCGTTCTTCAGGACAAACTACTTGTTTTTCAGAGATAACATGACTGATGTTGTCGTTCAACACTTGATTCACCACACTATGACAAGAATCAGATGCAATGACCTCGTGAAAAAAGTCGCAATATATGGACACAAATTGGCGGTCAGCACTTTCTCTACTCCGTTCTTAATTGTTCTACTAATTTCAGAAGCAAAATAATAGCCATTCAGATACAACTCCCAGATCGGCTTCACATTTATCGTCAAATCAAAGGCGATGGAGAGAATGAGCAGCTTGAATACACGCTAAGTGAACAAATCAACAAAGCATTTGATTGTTCTTTGCTGGTAACATCTTGTTTATTTCTAAACGTATTTCGCCATTCATCGTCGCTGTAATAGTTTGTTGTATTAGGTGGTGTGCTCGAATCACTTGATACTGTGTGATGAGCGTCGCCTCCAGTGTTATGATCATAAAGGTCTCAAACAAAGAGAATGGAGACTTGATTCCGCGAT
Coding sequences within it:
- a CDS encoding hypothetical protein (NECATOR_CHRIV.G14592.T1); its protein translation is MPTLLQVGLFLTLGALAQVSAECCSSGEQSDFCIVFNMLSPMEQAEVMSYLGETCNGDADEALRLMEKRKPNFMRYGRSITFGKKGSDPNFLRFGRNQPSFLRFGKAAGDPNFLRFGRATADPNFLRFGKRSVDPNFLRFGRKPNFLRFGK